From the genome of Loxodonta africana isolate mLoxAfr1 chromosome 4, mLoxAfr1.hap2, whole genome shotgun sequence:
cctatgggtcagttctattctgttacatgggggtcgctatgagtccagaatcgactccacagcacccaacattTTCTATACAAGTAAAATGACACCCAGagagaagtgacttgcccaagctcATGAAAGACCCTGGATTTGATCCCAAGCCATGGAAGCAGGTGTGATCACAGCCTGGGCCAGGCGTGGGCTGTAATAAAATACCTGATGAATTTGTTCATGTGTTCCTTTTGGCACTCGTTTCACATTTacagagcacctactgtgtgctaggcctTGTGCTGATACTTGGGACACAGAGATGCCCTTGGGAGGCTCACGGTGGGGGGAGGGCAGGATGGTCTCCTCCAGCATGCCCTACAGGTGCCCAGAAATTGGATGAGGGGGTCAGAGAgctgctccttccctcccttttgcTTTCTAAGGCCAATGAGCACTTGTTCAGATCCTCCCTCCCCAGCCTGGGCCCAGCCAGGCTCGGGGCCCAGCGCACCTGTCCACTGAGACCGCAGCCAAGGTGAAGCTGCTGGCGTACATGGTGAGGTAGATGAGCAGGTGCACGGCTTTACAGACGAGGGCCCCAAAGAGCCAGGCATCCAGCGTGTAGATGGTGGCCTGGAAGGGCACGCAGCACAGGATGAAGCACAGGTCGGCCACGGCCAGGTTGAGGATGAACAGGTCCGTGGTGCTGCCTGGCTCCTGCCAGGCTCCTGGGCTGGGCTGCAGCAGCACAGCCAGCACCAGCCCATTGCCCACTGTGCCCAACAGGAAGATGAGGGCAAAGACCACAGGCACTGCCACAGCCCCCACATTCCCCGCGTTGTCCAGCGAAATGTTCTGGGCATCGGACATCTCGCCATCAGATGGGCACCTGAGGAAGAGAAGCTGGGATCTCAGGTGGGAGCCCCCACCTCTAGTTACTCAGCCCAGGGATCTAGTTCCTGCAGCTCAGGTATCCTGGGCTAAATGCTGTGTGGGACAGGGGACAGGGCCAAATCATCACCAAGATCCACTGTGGGAGCCTCTGGAACAGGGCGGGGGGAGGGTCCTTGGTTTCCTAGGGTCAGATGTGTAGCCCAGGACTTGGAAGGTTGATTAGGTATTTGACGGACACCTCTACTCCGTGAAGCAGGTGAAGACACAGGCAGAGTGGGATGAAGACATggtggatgggggcggggggcagcCCCAACCCCAGGAGCTGGTATCTTTTCCTGACTTCTCAGTGAGGATCTGAAGCCCAGGGAGACCCTTGGATATGCGTTAAAACCTTCATGTGCTGTAGTCTCAGCAAAGCATGGATGACATCCCTGAGTCATTGAAGATGGTCCAGTGTCATGCGATCCCCACAATGGCtcaggtgggagaaccattctgATCACTGCCTCCTTTTTGCCCagaaggaaacaggctcagaggggGAACATGGGAGCCAAGGTCACCCTTTGAGTGGCAGATCTCGGGCTACCACCCTGGTATCCTAACTCCCAGGCTGGAGTGCTGAGCTGAGTCTGTAACAGGTGGTGTCTCTGACAACCTGCGTGTATCCGTGTGAGCACGCTGCGTCCATCCTCATCCCTGCCTCACCCTACAGCCCACATCAGCTACTACCTGTACGTCCTTCTCCTAGGTGTCTGGGACCTCCAGGGTGGTGGGACAAATTAGGAGCAATGGGAGGGGCAGGCATGGAGAAGGGAAGAAAGGTGGtatccacccccaccccagcactCAACATGCAGCCCCCAAAatccaaatgggcaacacccacCTTGACCCTGGGCACTTGGCCCTTGCTTGATCCTGGGGGAAGTGGCCAGGCTGGGGGTCCTCCTGGGTCAGCTGCCGCCCCTTGGTGCCTCCCTGCAGGTACGGGGCTGCTCCTACTCCTCTCTTCTCCTTTAAGGCCCCTCCTCTCCTCTGCCCTCCTTTGCCGAGCTGGGTTTGGACACTCCCTTGGGAGTGGCCACTGGCCACCTCCTCCTCAGCCCCTGCTTTCCCAGGGATGGCATGCTCTTCTGCCTGGCTCCTCTCTGCGTTGCTGCTGCCTCACTCTCTTACTGCTGGGAGTAGCCCATTGATCCTGCTCTCTGAGATTCGCTTTGTAGTTAACCCCTCCATGCCCAGGGCCCAAACTATTCCTGGCACTCCACCTTCTGTGGCCCTGCCTGAGGACTCCACTCCCTCCCTGTCCCCCCTCCTGCTTCAAGGAGGGCTCTAATCCCATCTCTTCTAGAAAAGATTCATAGTCCTGGATGGGGTTTCCTAAGCTGGGAAATCAGATTGTGAGTCCCCTTTCTGCAGGCTTTGGGTAGTACCCCTCCGCCAGGCCCTGAGCATCCCCAGAGACCCATCTGCCCCCCTAAGTTTGTTCTAGGGGCTCAGCCTGGCTGGAGACCAGAGGGTCTGTGTGCCTGTCCAGAGTCTAACCCTAGTCTGAGGACAATGGGGAGCTGGTGAAGGCTCCAGAGCAGGGCCACGATATGCCCGCTTATTTAGTAGGAAGATTACTATGGgctagggttgctgagtcagaatcgactccatggcaatgggtttggttttggggtgacCAGGATGAATGAGAAGGGGAGAGATTAGATGAATGACCCATTAGAGCCCCTTGTCTAGGCACGGGTCGAAGAGGTTGCCAGGTTTTGGTGAATGGCTGTGTGATTCGGTCATGGGTTTCTGGCTGGGACTCACTGGAGAAGGAATGGGCCACAGGGCCAAATGCTTCCAGAGGGTCAGAGAAGCCAGCATCTGGGTGCACCGGATTTAGTAACGAGGAGGTTGATAGTGAACTGGACAAGTGGAATGGGGCAAGAGCCAGTCTTCAGCCTGTGGTAACGAGGGTGAGAGAAAAGGTGGTAGGGACAGAATGCAGTCTTTCTAGAAGCTGAGCAACGGGAAGTATAAGAGAagggaaaggtaaaaaaaaagcgTGAGGGGTGGTGCTGAGCCAGAATTCGCATTCAAGGCCCTGAGGAACAGGAGAGACCCCTCAGAGCTAGCTCCTGGCAGCCCCCTGGGACTCTCATCTGTGCTCAGAGGGGCCTCCCAAAGTCTGATGTCACTCCATCCCCCAGACACAGAGTCCTTGAATGTTTGGAAGCAGGAACTCGCTGAAGAACGTAGGCATCAGATCTGGAGTCTCTGAACCTAAATTCCAGAACCATGAAAATTAAGGAATTAGAATCACTGCATTCTATGATAACTAAATGGCAGAACTGCATGACTCTAGACAAAGTAATGCATCTTTCGACTTCCAGAAGCCTGGACCCACGAGCGTGGCATTCCCGACTCCCCGCCCCCTTAACCCCCGTGGCCCTTCCTGGCCCCAGCAGGGTTGGGGCCGGGCTCGGTAGTACTAGGGCAGAGTTCCCTATAACAGCAGCTAGGCTGAGCTAACAGCAGAGgcacaggggaagagggagggagggagggcggcgGCAGCGCCCAGAGCCTGCTCTGGCGCAGACAGACGGACATACGCCCTGGCCGGTGTTTCAGTGTGTCTCTCTCCCCGCCTCCCATCTTGCTCCTGCTCCTAGCGGCCGCGGCTCTGAACCCCACGCAGAGGACACGGACGGCGCACTCTGGGAGTGGTCCCCGAAGCCTTGAGCCTCCCAGAAGGTGGAAGTGGGGCTGATAGGTGGCCCCTCGGCCTGTCGCGGGTGCCCGAGACAACTAGTGAGCGTCGAAGCCGAGACACGAGCGCCCGATGCTCCTGCTGTCCGCCGGGGAGGAGGGGCGCGCAAGGCCAGCGGCGGCGCCCGGGAGCCACCCGAAGGCGACGTGCTTGCTGCGCCGCTGGCTGTGGACTTCGCCTCATGCCAGCTCACGGCGACCTGGGTCCTAAGTGGTAGCCCCGCTGGGTCTGCCAAATCGCCTTTTGGTTGCTCGTGGCCGCCGGGCGTGAGTTGCCGGCCCGcgcaggccacacacccagcTGCTGGCCTGGCACTGCTGGTTGAGTCCCAGGCCAGCGGCAGGCCTTGCTCGTGCTTGGCGCCAGGTGCCCTGCCCTGCGGTGACGGCCTGCAAATGTTTCTGTCGCCCACGTGGCCACAGCTGCATCCTCCCAGGACCCCAGCCACAAGCTCCCCCTGAATCCCAGAACCCTGGGGGTAAGGCACCTGCACCCCAAAACGACCAGGCAAAAAGGCGGACAGGAAGTGCAGGGTGAGGGAGGTGCTAGTTCCTTGTGTTAATGAGGGCCCTTTCGTCCTCTTCCACCCCTGCAATTTCCGAGGTTCCAAGGACACAGCACGCCGAGGCTGGAGCTGCGGTGACTCAGAGTCCGCCCCACCCCAGGAGGCTGCGCGGGGAGGACGGCCGAGGGCCCCCTCCCGCGGCGCTGCCGAACGACCAAGGGCACAACTGGGGGCCGGAGGTTAGCGCCTCCAGCAGGGGAGCCGCGAGCCGTTGCCGGGCACGGGGGAAGCTAATCGGTCCGCCCGGCCTTGGCTGCCCAAGGCCGCGAGTCTGAAGCGGGTGGGGCGAGCGGGCCGCCACCGCGGCCAGAGCCCGAGCTCGCTACGCCCCCTGGCGGCTGATCACTGGGGTGAGCGAGTTGGAAGGGCACCAGATCGTGATTAACACCCGTTCTTCAGTTagcggggaaactgaggcacatagaGGGGAcaggacttgcccaaggccagagAGTCAGAGGCCTCTCCAGGGGCGATCCCCATTCTGGATTCCTGTTTCCTTTTCGGCCTgaatcctctctccctccttccaaacACGGGTTTTGGCCCCCAGTCCTTTCTTATCTAGGCAGCTGCAGGACGGCCTGTGGATGGGGAACAAGATGAAGTGTTCACCACGCTAGACTCAGGGGGGCTGCAGAGAAGGAGGGTGCCGTGGGAAAGgctgcccgcccccccccccgcccagcaGCACAGGAGCCACCCGAGCCAAGCAGTGGCCCGTGCCCATCTCCCTGCTGCCTGGGCCCCATCTTAATGTGGGGAGGGATCAGCTCTGAGAGCCACTCAGGAGCCTGCATGCACAGCCCCAGCTCCTGCCCCAGTCTTCAGCCAGCCACAGGACTGGGCCTGCTGCAAGAGCATAGAGGAGAGGCATGCTTTCCAGCCGGTCTGCACACTGTTATTTCACACTTGAGGCCACAGTCGAGGCCTCATCCAAGTCTGGGCGATCAAAGTCgctgtggagggagggaggggacctCGGCTCAGGGCAATGCCCCGTGCAGCCGCCCCACCTCCACGAAGGCCTGCATGCAGCGGTCTATGTCCTCCTCGCTGTGCACCGCCGAGATCTGGACCCAGATCTGGGCCTTGCCCTTGGGGACCACAGGGTAGCTGAACCCGATGATGAAGATGCCTGGAAGGGTAGAAAGTCAACCTGGGGCTCGCCAGAGCCAGACAGGTTTTGAGGATGTGACACCCAGCTCCCACCTTCCTGAGGCCCGCCGAGGGCAAGGAAGTCACAGGTCTGCTAGACCTGGGCTTACTCAGGGCCCAAGGTTTTCAAGCGTGAACAGCCAGCTGGTCTAAGGGGtagtggggtgggggtgagggaggtGTTTGCACTCCAGAGGTTCCCCTCCCTTTCTTCTTAGGGCCCCTCTCGTCCTGGTCTCTTTGGTCCCACTCAGCCACTGCGTCCCTTACCTCTCTTTAGCATGTCATCTGCCATGTGAGAGGCCAGCCCTGCATCCCCCAGCATCGCAGGGCAGATGGGGTGATTGGCTCCTGAGATGGTGAAGCCAGCAGCCTCCATCTTACTGCGGAACCTGTGGGCATGAGGCAGGTGTCACAGACAGCTGGAGGGCTGGGGGCTTTCACGCCTGCTCCTGATCTGTGCCAAAAATCTGTGGGCAAGTCTGCTAGAGGGACTGATGTAGACAGGCAGATCCAGAGAGGCAGAGAAGGCATCAGGTGGAGGAATAGGTGGGATAGCACAAGACAGGGAGACACAGTGACATGTGTAGAGAGAGGCGCAATGGAAAAGATGGACGGcggaggcagagacagagaagagGGAGTGGGCAAGCAGGTAGCCCTGGGCTGAGAGAGCTGAGGCCCGTGCAACCTTGCTGGGAGGTGGTGTGGGCAGAGGCATGGAGCTATGGGCCTGGGTAGGCCCTCACCATCCCCCTCACCCCAGCCTGTGCCATCCCTGCCAGGGGCCGCACCACTGGGTCTTGGCAGCCATGGACTAGATGATGGTGTTGCTCCTCATAAGCAGGTTCAGGGCCTTGGAGGCACAGCCGATGACGGCAGGTGGCAGACTGTTGGAGAAGAGGTAGGGCAGGGCACGCTGCCGTAGCAAGGACACCAGGGGCCCAGGCCCCGTCGTGTAGCCCCCTGAGAACGGAGTGGGGGTGGTCAGGGGCCAAGAGACAGATCCTACCCCAAGCCCCTCCTGAGAGTATAATCCATGCTACCCTCTTCTCTGTAGTTCCAAGtctcccctccccaccttccCAGAGACCTCTCCATGGTCCTGCATGTGGGTTAGGGGAACCCAGGGGCACAACCCTGCAGTCACCTGATGCTCCACCCAGCGCCTTCCCCAGTGTGGAATTGATGATGGTGACTTGGTCCATCACACCCAGCAGCTCATCGGTGCCCCTGCAAGGGAAGCCACCAATGCTGCCACAGGCCGCCTAAGAGCCCAGGGATCATGGGTCAGGGGAGCGGTGGCTTTCTGGTTTCCCACCCACCCTCAGTAGCCCAACTCTGGACCTCAGGTGGCACATGCTCCCACCGTCCTGTGGCCCCCAAGAAGCCAGTGGCATGGCATTCATCCACGAAGACCAGGACACCATATTGAGAAGGCAGCAGATCTCCCGCAGGGGTGCAGGGGCGCAATGTCACCATCCATGGAGAAGGTCCCGTCAGTGGCCACCAGACGCAGCCAATGCTTCTGCAGGTGACACATGGGCATGGGGTGGCTGGCACTGCAAGAGGGGCCAAACCACCCTCCCCCTACACTGTTTTGAGCTCTAAGAGCCCACCTtgcccagtgcccagcacagaggTGGGAACTCCATTTGGGACTGGAACATTCCCTACCTTGTTTCTGACTCTGAGCCTGACTCACCTCTTCCAGGCCGACTGGAGCCACATTTAGCTCTGGGTAGTAAGAATGGTTTCGTTCTCCTGGGTAAACTACCAGaaggcagggtggggtggggccaGGTTCAGTCCATGTGCCCACCACCCCCTTATGCCTGGCACACATTAGATGCTTGCTAAAACTCAAGGCAGCATGGGTGCAATGGAATAAACAAAGCTGTGGGGTCTGAGGGATTTGGTTTTGAATCTTGGCTGTTCAAACTTCCAGGCTGTTTGTCTGTGAGTGAGCAGTTGGcttctccaggcctctcttctttCACCAGCAGGGAGACCGAGGCTATGCCCAGTACTTGCCCCTGGGGCTCCTGGGTCTTGCCCACCTGGGCCTCTTGCAGCTTGGCCTCCAGGTCAGCCACATCCAGGTGGCGGTAGCAGTACCTGTGGGCCTTGCAGAGACGGATGCCATCGATAATGGACGCATGGTTCAGCTCATCCGACAGGACCGCATCCTCCGGGGTCAGCAGGGCCTGGAGGGAGGCAGTGTGGGCAGAACTCTCGCCTAACTGCCTTGAGGTTCTTCTTCCCCCGACTCCCTGAGTCGAAATTTCCCTGCCAACCAGCACACCCCCTGCACCTATCTGGGTCTCCAGAGCCCTACACTGTGCTGGACCAGAGGCCCTACTCTCACTGCATGCTTGGTGCTTGACTACTATTTGAGAGGTTgggggttcgaatccacccagaggtgcctcagaagacaggcctggcgatctgcttccaaaagatcagtcttcaaaaccctaaggagcagttctactctgtacacatggcaactaacaaccctGCCACTCCCAACCTCTAGCTGCCCCAAATGGAGGAAGGAGGCCTCCTTGTAAGCCCCAGGAGCACCTGGCCCAACCTTGACCTCTGTAAGAAATGGGCACTGGAGCCCCTAGGCATGGCACTGGCATCCTGCCAAATTCTCCTGACTGCCCATCCCCCAAATTTTCCAGGGCCTAGCAGATCCCACCCACTCCCACCCACAGCCTCCACATACCTCAAAAAGGCCAGCACTGGCGTCGAAACAGCTGGGATAAAGGATGGCGTCCTCCCGCTAGTGGAAGCAGGCTATTTTTGCTTCCAGATTCTTGTGGATGCTCTGAAGAA
Proteins encoded in this window:
- the GCAT gene encoding LOW QUALITY PROTEIN: 2-amino-3-ketobutyrate coenzyme A ligase, mitochondrial (The sequence of the model RefSeq protein was modified relative to this genomic sequence to represent the inferred CDS: deleted 1 base in 1 codon; substituted 2 bases at 2 genomic stop codons), producing MGKGLQELKRNAGNLRVEGCTVYLSLLLGACLWAPRVLIGCQGPAPGHVTGRAPRCARLSGEAGRSGAVGGKRGAPARWARGEPAASRALPFLGPRGRRAQSALARLRGVLERELEGIRGAGTWKSERVPTSRQGPHIHVDGVSGGILNFCANNYLGLSSQPEVIQAGLRALEEFGAGLSSVHFICGTQSIHKNLEAKIACFHXREDAILYPSCFDASAGLFEALLTPEDAVLSDELNHASIIDGIRLCKAHRYCYRHLDVADLEAKLQEAQKHWLRLVATDGTFSMDGDIAPLHPCGRLLPSQYGVLVFVDECHATGFLGATGRGTDELLGVMDQVTIINSTLGKALGGASGGYTTGPGPLVSLLRQRALPYLFSNSLPPAVIGCASKALNLLMRSNTIIXSMAAKTQWFRSKMEAAGFTISGANHPICPAMLGDAGLASHMADDMLKRGIFIIGFSYPVVPKGKAQIWVQISAVHSEEDIDRCMQAFVEVGRLHGALP